Part of the Mangifera indica cultivar Alphonso chromosome 4, CATAS_Mindica_2.1, whole genome shotgun sequence genome, CCAATTTGAACTAGACTTGAATCCAGAACATCCAGCTCAAGCTTGAGCCGGTTAACAACGCTTGAGAGTTGAAAAGTAGCACTAAATAGATAAATGGTAACACTGGAGATGTGAATCGTCCGTAAAccctcaaacttgagttaaactaGAGCTCCAACTCAAGCTAGGCTTAGTTGAGCCAAACGTGATTTGAAGCCTAGACCGGCTTGGCTTGAAGCAACCCCAAATAgtatgtttaaatttaaaaacttaccatGCCTTCCAAGATAACTAGGTCTGCATCACTCGCTAGGTAGGCAAGCTCTTGTGATACTCTTGTAAGATCAATAACCtacaaaaatttggaaaatggaCAATAGATTGTCAAGAATGATTAGTATGCAGTTTACTAAGGGCATCCAAAAATAACACTTTCATTTCTTACCGGCAAATCATTGCCAGAGTTGGCAACGAAAAGATTTGTAGTGTCAACACCCATGAGCTTCCCATTCTCATCCTTCAACTGGAAATTGGGTACTATGTCAGACTCAACCAAGAATCTAAAACAATCTACATTGTTAAAGTTCATCTCTGTCACCTTTGCAATGACGTCAATCAGTTCAGCATAAGTTACATCATTAATTGATGGTAAATCATTAGCAGCCAACACAACCTGTATACACAAAGTAAGAGAAAGGTCATGAGTGCACTTCTTTGAAATAACTGGAAATAGACAGAATAAGAGATGGGAAAAACTGctttaaagacaaaatgaaagTCACCACTAAAATGCTAAATCAATGTTACAATCTAAGGAATTCATCCACTGAATAATGTCATTTATAAAAGTGTGAGCACTCAAGgagaaaattatattcattcaCTACCttattaatattctttaacCAAAATGTTgtcatattcaattaaaaattacaaactaTTTCATGTTACCCAAATTATagataaatgtatatatattgtgGAAAAGAGGAAATTCATATTGGGTTTTTTAATTCTCACAATCTCAAATATCTCAATTTCTTAATTTTCCAGAGATATCAAATAtctcaatttataatatttcagaGATTATTTCCTACTCTTATCTAGGGTATCTTGTATATAGTAAATAGGAATTGTATAATATTCCAAAAGTTAAATGTAGTTTCCCAAATTAGAGATCTTCTTCCTTATAAGAAACCAATTctcatgtaaattttatattatgaaataCATTTTCCTTTAGTTTATATGGTATTAGAGTGAAAATCCTGAGGCCAAAATCCCATTCAGACACCGGAAAAAGCTTTCGAAAAACACAAAACCATGAAAAAGTCAACTATTGCCTTCTACAATTTTGTCAAAACCATAAGCTGCTTTTTGGTATTGTTGTCACTTATCATCACTATGTTTGAAGCTTTTTCAGAGTTTACCACTACCAGTGAAGTCAAGTCAAGTCATTCAGCAAAGAGTCAACTGATCAACCTCTGAGACTTCTAAAGTTGAATCCGACATTTGGTACTCCTAATTGTTCACTGGCTCATACAAGTAAAAATCCTTTTGCTTTATCTACCGCCATAAATTTCACTCCCTGGATCATTGATTCAAGAGCTTTCCATTAAATGACTAGTTTGTCCAATTTGTTTCATTCCTACTCTCCTTGTctagataatgaaaaaaatttgaattgttgATGGTAGTTTTTCTCCTATGGTCGGCAAAGGTCTCATTAAACTTTCGAATAATATAATTCTTAAGTCTATACTCCATTTTCCTAAACTTGCCTGCAATCTCTTATCAATCAGCAAACTTTCAAAAGATTCTAACTGTTTTGTTACTTTCTTTGcattttattgtgtttttacGATTAAAACTCGGGGATGACAATTGAGAATGTTACATAAACAAATGGACTACTATTTTGATAAGACCTCCTTTGGTAATAAAAAGGCTCAGAGCTATAAtagttttagttcaaattttgttttagaaCAAATAGAGGATTGCTCTATTCTTCAATGAGAAAGTTGTCATTTGTGGAAAGATCActgtgttaattttttttttaaagcattaTTGCCCatcaaaactattttatttaatccaCAGGGACGTATGAGGACCTTCCAAGGTTATCACCATGACTAGAAAAAGCTACTTATAGAATTCTAAGATACCTAAAGGGAACACTTAATAAGAGATTACTCTTAAGGAATCGTGATAACCTAAGGCTTACACTAATGTAGGTTGGGTGGGAAATGTTGTGGATATAAGATCAACATAAGGCTATTGTACCTTTGTAGGGGGAAATCTTGTTACTTGGAGGagcaagaaataaaatatggtAGCTAAGAATAGTGCTAAAGctaaattttgatcaattgcACATGGTATCTATGAAGTTATGTTGGTAAATAGGCTGGTAGAAGAATTAAAGATTCCTACTCTTTCAAGCTAGTTTGAGGGGGAGTGTGGAAAAGAGGAAATTTCATATTGGGTTTCCTAATTCTCACAATCTCAAATATCTCAATTTCCTAGTTTTCCAGAGATCTCAAATATCTCAATTGTGTAATATTCTAAAAGCTAAATGTAGTTCCCTACATTAgacatttttttctcaataaGAAGAAACTAATTCTTATGTAATTTTCATGTGTTGTAATACAATTTCCTTTATATATGTTTGTTAGGACTAAGGGGAGTGGataaatgttataaatagaCCTCTCATATGACATGTTGTTTGCAAGAAGTGTGGAGTTGAGGGCAGCAAATTGGTAGCTCCTCATGAATTGGGAATTAGCAAATCATAGGAAGGCACGTGGCTTTCCAAATTGGAAGATTGGGAAAGTCAATTAGAAGGGATTTTGGTTGGGAATAAAAGttggagaaaaagaagaaaaaaagagaagaagatgtCTTGGTTTTGGTCAGCCTTTGGCTGATTGGAAGGTTACAGCCGTGGGAGGAGCTAACAACTCTTGTTTTCTACTTGTTTGGTTTAGTGTACACTTATATTGTGACTAAACAAACCTCGATTGAGCCAATTTTCCAAAACATTTTACTAGTTATGGGTAGAGTTTGGAGTGTTTGGGTTGATTTGTGCAGGTTCCTATCAAAGTGGTATCAAAGTGCTTATGATATCTAAGAATGGGCAGGATCAATTTAGTGAAGGCTGAGACAAAGGGTGGATGTTTCTTCAACGATTCACATAAGCAGAGGCTTGGGCTAAGTTGAAAGAGGGGATTTGTCTCCACTATGAGAAGGAATTCAGATCGAATCATCACTGCAGATTCAACTCATTGGTGATCTGGCTAGAATTTGATGACGAATCAGATGATGATATCTTGATTGTGAGTGATGACAAGCtagaaaagagagaagaagtTGATTCGGTTTCTGACCTAGAAGATTTGTGTGGAGGGTGGTCAGAATCTCACGTTTATAGTGAGATTGGGGCCAGATTTGTAATACTTGGTGCATTTTTGGTGACAAAGATGACCGAACCTTACACAACAATTTTCACAAAGGCACTTTTAGAAGCTAACATGATTGGGCTAGGGGGCATTGGGTTGGGAAAGACAATTTCGATGATGAGGTAACTAGATCTGATCTGGAAGTGGTTGTGGTGGTGTCAGAATATGAGAAGGCCGAAAATTCTAGCACCTTCAAAGAGAATGTAGTATTTGATGTTCTTGGTGCATTCCTAGTAGTGGAGGATGTCAGATTTGACGAGGAAAGGGTCGCGAGGTTGGGATCCAGGGCATATACGACTAGGCTTAGGGCAAATGGTGCCAGAGCAGCCTTTCTGACAATGATGAACAACACAAAAACAACTTTTTCAGCCACTGGCTATGATTGGGCTAATGAAAAATAAAGTGGAGTTTTCTTTAAATTGAAtaagaagatgaaagaaaatACAGACTGGTTGGGTCATCGAAATGGGtgtgtaaaataattattaaaaaaaaaaactgtaacaATTCTAAACTGAcatagtgaaaaaaaattaagaggaCTTTCTAATTTTTCCCACTTTGAGGAAAAGGTTACTCTcaaaatatgcatgtaatattAGGACTTAAGGAAGGGAACATGTATCATAAATAGACCTCCCATACGGCATGTGTATTGCAATTAACGTGGGGCTGAGGGCAGCAAATTGGTAGCTCCTCATGAGCTGGGAATTAGCAAATCAAAGGAAGGCATGTGACTGTCCAAGAATGAAAGATTGGGAAATTTGATCAGAATGGATTTTGGCTGTGaataaaagttgaagaaaagaagaaaaatgcgATAGAAGATTGTCTTGGTTTTTGGCAGTCTTTAGTTGATTGGGAGGCTATGGTCTTGGAAGAAGATAACATCTCTTGTTGTAACATTGTTCTACTGAACCGTTGGATTGTGAGTGAATAAACCTGGGTTGAGCCAATTTTCTGGAACACTTTATTGGATTTGTGTAAACATTGGAGTGGTAGGGTTAATTTGTACAAGTTCCTACCTGTATTAAAGGAAAAGATAAACTCAACTTTTCATTAACATCCTTAAGCATACATATCATGTTGGTATCAAATGCTGTAGTGCTTTATGTCCTCACAATGTATTGTTCAAGTAAAATGTTGGCAGAGGTGTAGACCAACATAACTCTCAAAGCAAGAAAACAAGCATTTCACAAATTTTCTCACATTTCATAATACACTGGGTCACATAAACAGCCTaaattcagaatattataacaGAAAACCAGATATAGAAAAGTTACATAGAACCTTTAAACTCTTCACTGCAAAAGTCAGTTGCATTGAATAGATATGATTTGTTAAAGCAAACCTGAGTTCCAAGACGGAGTAGCTCCCTTGCAAATGGTAAAATGCCCAAAATTATATCAGCACCAGAATTATCGACAAAAATGACAGCCTATCATGAAAACAACGAAACTAATTAGAACATGAGAGACACATAAAAGAATTgattctttttcaaaaaatgcTTTAAAGAACGTGTCTCTTtttattgggaaaaaaaaaaagatatcatgtcatgttaattaaatattagacTAACCTTCTTCCAAGGTTTTTTGCTCCATTTCACTTTAAAAGTTTCCAAATCATCAATAACCCAAGGTCGGGGGACAAGATTTTGACAACTAGCTAGAAAGGACATACCATCCCTTGAGAAAACCTCAGCAAGCTTCAAAAAGGAAAACACAAAATCACGTGATATCGCATAAATGCAGCTATGAACTAAATGTGTTGCAAACCCATAAGATGTGCATTAACAAATTGGTATGGGAACAAAATATACGCATTATTTAAAGGGATAGGCAGCATCATTGATTGgcaaaatatatgattaaaagaAGCAAAGAGATTGATGCAGCAATAAGGCATAGAGTACCCCAAATAGAAAGcttaaacaaagaaacaaaagctCTGATTAGTCTTTCCTCTATTTGATACAGATGAATACAAGAGAACAGTTGAAACAGCGTATGTGCATAAGTCAAGAAAACAGATGAAAACCTTTGTTTAAGAAAGAACATAACTCAAGGAAGAACACAATCAAGTTTTCAGGTTTTCGACagaattaacaatttaaaagcCACTTAGGATGAGTGTAAAAATTGTCAAACTCGAAATgacatgtttaaaatttttttctaaaagccATAAATAAAGGACTAACCTACCTGTGCTGAACCAAGATCGAAAATATTTCCTGCAAATATTCCTCTAACCAGATTCTCTAGGCGCTTCCCTCCATCACCTATTGCATCATTAAGAGAAACTACATCCCCAAATAAGGATATAGCTTTTGCATTCTCTTCATCCTATTTGCAATTTGTCACCAAAGGTTGAATCAACTTTTATacgaaaacaaacaaaaataaaatgctCACCAATATTTTACATGTCCTCTCCTTTccttatctctcacttcttcCCATCTGTGACTGCCCAAGATTGCTTCAATCAATTGAAAATATCAGAAGTATATTGTTCATGGTTTTTACACATCACTTTCCCAGCTTCACCATTGATTTTTCTCACTAGGTCAACAACTTATAAACTACAAACTAAAACCTGACCAAAAACCTCCATTCTTCAAAATGGCTATTAGACCAGAAAGGTTCTCAGTTTAACTCTTCTAACAAGCAATTATGTTCCGGTTATCACAATCAGTTTCTTTTACAATGCTATTTATTCACTGGCAGGTTTGACAagtagaaaaaataagaaagtgcaaaagttaaaaatttaccTTGACTTTTTTGAATATGTCTCTGAATCCCAGTTCTCTAAGGATTTGCTCACGAATTCGGCAAAGAAGCTTGAATATTCCAAAACACATGACAAAAAAAAAGTGAACAGTTTTAGATCCTCCAAAGTACACCGCTTATCTAAATCATTTCGGAGATAGTGAAAAAACACATCAGAAAGCTTGACTTACAATGCAATCAGGTGGGCCGCCATGACTCTCTGGATCCTTCTTGAAGTCCTCAAGTATCTCAGCGTACCTTAATGCAATCAAATATCAGACAACACATAGAATGCTAGAATCACTAATTGCCACTCACAGGACGAGTGATAAAGATGAGCTTATTTCCAGGAGTTCCATGTACAGAATACTTTAGCAGATGAAactcctaaaatttttaaagaatataactTATTAAAACAAAGCATCTAACTTTCCAGACCGATGAGATAGATCACGAGAGAACCAAAACAAATACCTTTCAGCAAATTTTTGAGCTCTAAAAGGAGCATCAGTGACAGTAGGATCAGTCTCAGCTCGTTGCCTGAAAGAGattaaaaagaatttacaaCAACACACTTAGAATTACACcctaaaactaaaaatttatctataaatagaAATAAGAATGAAGGAAAAAGTTTTACTTGAAAGAAGGGATGGAATTGAGAAAGAGGTCGACCCAAGCAATCTCAGTAGGGGTTGCTTTTCTGGGATTGTCAGATGGAAATCTGTAGGGAATGGTGCACGCCCTGTAGTTGGCTTCGATAGGAGTTTGAAGTAATGGGAAAGGGACCAGCTCTGAAGCGCTCTCCATCTTGAGCTGTGTTTGGTTAATTTGAAGAAATGGAATGATgtgaaagaagaaaaggaaaaaaagtagCTGTATCTTCTATTCCTAGTTTGAGGTGAAGACGATGCAGCCCCTCCTCTTCTCGGGCTTGCAGATGCAAAATGGAATATGGTTTATATACGTTCctacaaaaatatcacaaatttcAGAAATGTTCTTTTGTGGAAAGCTTTTTTCACAGAGAACTTTCTTGaaaaaggaattaaaaaaagaaatatatgaaataattttatgagggtataataattcttttataaaaaataaataaatatttttaattaatttaattattataatatctgtttttaaaataatattatatttacttattttgaggatataaattaatatatatttatatatattatcatttaatagtatattattttacccttaatttaaaattatctaaactgTATCATcatctaattgaatattattttattcataattcaaaatcattcaattatataataatacatatcaaatatatatctatttatatacttaaaataaatgtgcatagttttatttgtttgtatgtTGGATATTTagctaatttaattataatgtgagtataattgtatttttttaaccaGTCTAATTATTACCTTAGAATCAagattttctcaataaagagCTTCCTCCGGTGTGTTAATGAAGAATTCTGTGATCTATTCAAGATCAAAGTTTTGTATGTTCAGAGAAAAATCTATAAcaaaaaaccaaacaattttgacagaggatttatttaaaaaaaaaaaaaaaaacaatgcaCAAGCAGAGCAGCTGCATAAACAAACATTACAGAAGTTCTCAACAACTAATTAAACACATGGTGGAGGGAATTGGGTGCCAAAGTAAGTAGCTTCAACATTTTTACAGGAGAAAGTGGGTTGTTTCTCCCCTGACAGCTCTATGTGAACATTTCCCAAATTTATATTCTGGCATGGCATTCTTTTGCTACGTTCAAATGCGACTGCTACTGCAGAAGATGAGGTTCCCCATATGTTCTTTAAGTACGCATACTTCATTCTGGTATCTTCCTAGACTTCCAACGCTTCATTGCAAATTTATGTCAATAGTAAAGAATCAGATAACTAATCGATGGAGGCAATGTCATTAGACAATGCAGGCTTACCTGATACAGTGACCTGGCCCACAAGTGATGCTAATGATAGTCATTAGACAATGCAGGCTTACCTGGTCCACAAGTGATGCTACTGATAGTGACCTGGGAATTTCCTTGTCCAACAGAGGTACGATCATTACCAGCACCAATACGTGACCTTGAAAAATAGACACTAGAGGTTCATTCAATGTGGATTCCTTCAGTGTTCGGACTGTTTGCTGGTgctgatattttaattttactgcatttttatgttcttgaacTCAACCAGAGCAACGTGGAAGAACTAGCTATTCAGTGAAGTTATGCCTCACACGACAGTCCTATCCAGTGCCACAGATTTCAAATTCTAAATGTAAAAAACGTTCACATCAGCTTTTAGTCTTGTCTGGCTACTTGTTTGCACTTCGTGAAGCCTCATCAAGTATCCCTATATATCCTAGGGCAAAAATCAACTATCACCATTGACACTTGATTTGCCCACATATATTATCTTCAGGCTAATAAACAGATTTTGCCTACAGAAATCGACAATCAGGAAAGCAATTAACTAAagtgattgaaaaatttaaggTAATAGGTTAATGAACATAGAATTTGAAGTTCACAATTGAAGCAATAGGGTGGCACTGATTGTAAGGCCATGCTTTGGCACCTTGTCCATTCAAGGATCTTCCTCCCGCTAATCTTAGTCCCTCCATCCATCTACAGTCAACCCACCCAGCACCAAAACTATACTTGGATAAATCTGTCATTTCCTTTCACGGAACCCTGAAATTTCAATCCAGGCATCATTAAAAGACAATTTGCTATTTAGACTATACAAAACAGGAACACGAAATTTATTCCACCTCAGGATGAAAAACTAGAACCTGACCTTCACATAAAGGGTTCCATTAGATACATTTTTACAGGAGCCAGCAAACTTCATGGGGCCAGTCAGGTCTGTCCtagaaataaaaagttttacaGCACCTGTTGTCTTTCATGCTGCTTTGAAGGCCTAAATCACAAAAACTAGAGTGGTCAGTAAAATTATGAGGACCAAATTTTTGCTAATTTCATTGGGACTATTCAGTGTAAACTGTTGGCTCTCAATTTTCTATAATCACCCTCTTGTATCaaccccaaaaaaaattaaaaaatacaataattttgtCGTACTAACTTACAAGCTCAAGCTAAAGCTAAAAACACCAATGTTGAGGCTAATTTTGAGATGTATGACCTGAAATAATGAGATGGCAAAATTTCAGGCTCATGAATGCAAGTCTACATGTAAGGCAGACATGTACTCTCATAAACTATACTCCCAAAAGTTcaagttgaaaattaaataaatctacGAGCTATAATTGCTTGGCTGTCGTCAGTTTGGCCATCAGCTTTAGCACCAATGTTCATGACATCAAATACAGTAAATCTCCTCCACAGTGATGTACAATGCCTTCTGCACCAAAACTAGCAGCTAGTGTTTTCCCTTTTCGTCTGGTAATAACACCATTGAAACAAATGACTAAGAACATCAAAAGCAATTCAGTTAGAAGGTCAAGATTCATGCTACTATTTCAGGTTTATTATCTCTGTTGTGAATATCTGCAGTTGTGATAGTGGCTTTCTGCTTATAAAGTGACTCAAGATTTGATAAACTGGTAAGTTGATCAAAGAAAGAGTGCAGATTTACAGTTATCTGAACTTTTAAATAGCAAGTGAAGAGCAGACTTTTGAAGTTACATGTAGGATGCATGATTGTATGCTTGTATGAATGATTGTATATCCTATATGGTTCTAGATAACTCTAACTTGATGTGGAATAGTGTATAGTTCATAGTCTTCTAGATTCATGAATCATTTGAAACTCGCCACCCGATTTTCATATTATCAGCATCTACTTGCACGAATAAGCTATTGGTGCGCACCTTATAGCGGGATGTGACATCTTCCCCCGCCTATTTGAGTGACGCCCTAGTCGCATCTTCAGTTTGGAACTCTTGAATCTTCCCTATGCTTCACTATCTAGAAGTCTCATCTCTCATATTGACCTTCCAACTTAGTGTATATGCCACAACATTGGCTTTCCTAGGCTTGCGCCAATAACCCATTCGTGTCAAGTAAATACCGATAATATGAAATTTGGGGTGGCATGTTCCAAAAACTTCCAAAGATTTTGGAAGATTCGTGAAGGTTTAGAAGCAAGGAAAAGACACTTGAAGGGTCTGAATACTCTAGAAGCTCATGGAAGAATATGGAAGGGTATGGAATGTTTTAGAAGACTATAAACTCTACATTATTCCACACCAAGctagaattatttaaaaccatGTAAGATTTCATCTCTCTCTAGAATATCGCATAGAGTAGACATTTTTTCGAGAGGGAATATTCTAGGAATATACATagaattttctaaactaaataTTCTGAGCCCCATATTTTTTTTGGTGGCCAAATACTTATTTTCCACCACAAGTTCAGGAGGTGGAAATCACTACAAATAGATGAAGGCTCAAATGTACATAGCACACACACATCCATGCAACCATACAATCATCCAAGCATCCAACTTGTAAAGCTTTTGTCCAACTTTTTCATTGTAATAAAAGTTCTCCTCATTCACATTCTCCTACTTATTCATTTGTTCTCATTGGGGTTGAGAACGTTTAAAGGCCTACTTGATTGTTGAAAAAAGGTTGAAGATATTATCAAAGGCTACATGATTGCCAGAAGTTCAAATTGGATCATGACAGTTGGTACTAGAGCCAAGGTCTGTGAGATACCGAGTTGGTGTTAGAGCTAGGCTTCAAGGTAGATACCGAATTGGAGGTGAAATCAAAGTCAGCTTCATGGTGAGCCAACGTTCATGGGAAAGCCCTGGTTTATAAGGTATCAAGTTGGTATTAAGAGCAAGGTTTGTGGTGAACCAAATTTGCAACGAAGTTGATTTGGGATTAGAGCCAAGGTTCACTGAACAAGTTAGAAGCATGTGAGAGGTGACTAATCTGGCTGAAGAGGTAAGGGGTCAGGAGATAGCCCCTAACCCTGGGAAAAAGACCCGTGCATGGAAGAAGTCTTATGATATGATGAGTAGCCTGGCGGTGAAGGTCATCAAGTTTGAACTAGCTATGGTCAACATGAAGGACAAGCTAAATAAGTTAGAGCAAGGCATATAGACCTTAAAAGGCAATGTTGAGAGCCTTAGTGGGAGCATAACAACTTTGTAGTGTCAATATTCCAGTATTCCTTAGAATTTGAACCCACCACGGTTAAAGCTAACAGATCATTACCTAGAAATTTGCATATATGATGAATGAATGTAAATAAGTAAACTTCTAGCAAGGTTGTTCTAGTACATgactaatatataatttctctttcaaAGCAACgtgatacatatatattttaaaaaataaagtaaaacctTTTCCATGTGCAAACAATTAAGAATAAGGCAACCTTCAAAATATCTTCTCATCTTGATACTTGACTTACATGAGTAGACAATAAAAAGATGGATCATGATACTCCATTCAATTTCATAAATCATATGCCTTCTTTCTTGATTGAATCAATTCACACTCAGGAGCATAATCAATTCTAGTTTGATTGAAATGCataactaaatttaaataattatgcaTTTGAATGAATAGAAAAGTGGGCAAGGGAAATTAAGAAATACGTTAGCAGAGAACGATGAAATCTACCCTTGTTTCTACTCCCTTTGTTGTAAAGCCTCACTTCTTTGCCTTTGCAAACCTGAGGCATCGATACTTTTCTCCACTTACAGTAATCTCAAGAGCTCCATCTTGGTTATCTTGATTTGATGCGGTCCCCATAAGGAcacttttctctttctctaggTTCTCTTTCTCCATCTTCAACCTAGCTTCTTGTCGAGCAATCTCAGCCTGgaaaaaatgataatgtttGAGAACCTCAAAACACATCTAAGAATTGAATGATAGATGGAAAGATTATTCCAGCAACAACTAAAAATACAAAGTTCACTTCAATTGCATCCAAAACTCCAAATTCTTCAACTCAACAACAAGCATACATTTCATATGGCTACTGATGCATTTGTCAAGACAACCCGATTACCGAACAATCCCTCCAACAGAAATCGGTTTCACAAATTTCCGGACGGATGAAAAGCAACAGCTTAAAGTTTCTAAACATTTGAAGATGTTAATACTGAGTCTAAGTTGTCATAACCAAATAGAGATGTGAaagttattttgaaaaattaggaAATGGCTTTCTCTGTTTCTTTCCTGAAATATGAATATTAGGCTTATGAAATAGACATAAGAATGAAAGAATCGCGAGAAAAACCAAGGTAAAGATGATGACTTTGGCAATGGTAAGAAAAACAATCGATGCATCTACTTTCAATGAAACAGAATTAAGTAgattaaagagtaaaattaagAACTTCACGACGGGAAAGCTCAGCCTTCCAAGCGGCTTCACGCTCGGCGACTTCACGTTCACGTTCTTCGATGTAACTCTgcatctctctttctttcataaTCCTGTCTTGTATGTCTGCATCCAAAGCCTCCTTGAGCTCCTGCACGAACTTGTCGACTACCGCTTTTATTCTCAAAGACATGGTTTTGAAAATGAGTGTTAACACTGAAGGCATTAAAAATCATATCATTTTCTTGGTGACAGAGAGTTTGTGATTAGGTTTGGGTTGGGAGAGAGGAAATTCAACGGGGAGTTTTGCCTGAACAGAGAAGAGTTTTTAGAAAGTCTTGGCTCTCGTTGTTCGCTTGATGCAGGTATGGACCCCTTCTCCCTTCTCTTCGCTCCCTTACGCTGCGTTTTACTTCCTTGTCAATAtcttttttacatattttctatttataaattaatttctcaattattaaaaataaaaaattaattttaagaattatttgaaACAA contains:
- the LOC123213984 gene encoding damage-control phosphatase At2g17340-like isoform X3, with product MESASELVPFPLLQTPIEANYRACTIPYRFPSDNPRKATPTEIAWVDLFLNSIPSFKQRAETDPTVTDAPFRAQKFAERYAEILEDFKKDPESHGGPPDCILLCRIREQILRELGFRDIFKKVKLAEVFSRDGMSFLASCQNLVPRPWVIDDLETFKVKWSKKPWKKAVIFVDNSGADIILGILPFARELLRLGTQVVLAANDLPSINDVTYAELIDVIAKLKDENGKLMGVDTTNLFVANSGNDLPVIDLTRVSQELAYLASDADLVILEGMGRGIETNLYAQFKCDSLKIGMVKHPEVAQFLGGRLYDCVFKYNEVTS
- the LOC123213984 gene encoding damage-control phosphatase At2g17340-like isoform X2; protein product: MESASELVPFPLLQTPIEANYRACTIPYRFPSDNPRKATPTEIAWVDLFLNSIPSFKQRAETDPTVTDAPFRAQKFAERYAEILEDFKKDPESHGGPPDCILLCRIREQILRELGFRDIFKKVKDEENAKAISLFGDVVSLNDAIGDGGKRLENLVRGIFAGNIFDLGSAQLAEVFSRDGMSFLASCQNLVPRPWVIDDLETFKVKWSKKPWKKAVIFVDNSGADIILGILPFARELLRLGTQVVLAANDLPSINDVTYAELIDVIAKLKDENGKLMGVDTTNLFVANSGNDLPVIDLTRVSQELAYLASDADLVILEGMGRGIETNLYAQFKCDSLKIGMVKHPEVAQFLGGRLYDCVFKYNEVTS
- the LOC123213984 gene encoding damage-control phosphatase At2g17340-like isoform X1, whose product is MESASELVPFPLLQTPIEANYRACTIPYRFPSDNPRKATPTEIAWVDLFLNSIPSFKQRAETDPTVTDAPFRAQKFAERYAEILEDFKKDPESHGGPPDCILLCRIREQILRELGFRDIFKKVKDEENAKAISLFGDVVSLNDAIGDGGKRLENLVRGIFAGNIFDLGSAQLAEVFSRDGMSFLASCQNLVPRPWVIDDLETFKVKWSKKPWKKAVIFVDNSGADIILGILPFARELLRLGTQVVLAANDLPSINDVTYAELIDVIAKVTEMNFNNVDCFRFLVESDIVPNFQLKDENGKLMGVDTTNLFVANSGNDLPVIDLTRVSQELAYLASDADLVILEGMGRGIETNLYAQFKCDSLKIGMVKHPEVAQFLGGRLYDCVFKYNEVTS
- the LOC123213988 gene encoding uncharacterized protein LOC123213988; this translates as MPSVLTLIFKTMSLRIKAVVDKFVQELKEALDADIQDRIMKEREMQSYIEEREREVAEREAAWKAELSRREAEIARQEARLKMEKENLEKEKSVLMGTASNQDNQDGALEITVSGEKYRCLRFAKAKK